One genomic window of Punica granatum isolate Tunisia-2019 chromosome 1, ASM765513v2, whole genome shotgun sequence includes the following:
- the LOC116192176 gene encoding solanesyl diphosphate synthase 1, chloroplastic-like, translating to MMSVTCGNLDFGRTVLDLVSCGCSSNGSFDRFPGRRYGVKASLKAGNWRDFVRRRLYCFRRESAPRRVFPTKTSETLFNEPEITQVPLPVLDVKESKRSVSLANLFEVVADDLQTLNQNLRSIVGADNPVLMSAAEQIFGAGGKRMRPALVFLASRATAEMMGLKELTREHRRLAEIIEMIHTASLIHDDVLDDSDMRRGKETVHQLYGTRVAVLAGDFMFAQSSWYLANLENLEVIKLISQVIKDFASGEIKQASSLFDCDTELEDYLIKSYYKTASLIAASTKGAAIFSGVDSKTSEQMREYGKNLGLSFQVVDDILDFTQSAEQLGKPAGSDLAKGNLTAPVIFALQKEPKLRDIIESEFCETGSLDEAIQLVKSCGGIERAQELAKEKADLAIQSLQFLPKSSFRVALEDMVMYNLERID from the exons ATGATGTCGGTGACATGCGGAAATCTTGATTTCGGACGGACCGTGCTGGACTTGGTTTCTTGCGGGTGCTCGTCGAATGGTTCCTTTGACCGGTTCCCGGGCAGAAGGTATGGGGTTAAGGCAAGTTTGAAGGCGGGTAATTGGCGGGATTTCGTCCGTAGGAGGTTGTATTGCTTCCGCCGCGAATCAGCCCCACGTCGGGTTTTTCCTACAAAGACTTCGGAGACTCTGTTCAATG AGCCGGAGATCACTCAAGTTCCTCTACCAGTATTGGATGTGAAGGAGTCAAAAAGATCCGTATCTCTAGCAAATCTGTTTGAAGTTGTGGCAGATGACCTTCAAACATTGAATCAGAATCTTCGATCT ATTGTTGGTGCAGACAACCCGGTTCTGATGTCTGCAGCAGAGCAGATTTTTGGAGCTGGTGGGAAAAGGATGAGACCGGCCTTGGTCTTCCTTGCATCAAGAGCTACTGCCGAGATGATGGGCTTGAA AGAACTCACAAGGGAGCACAGGCGTTTAGCAGAAATTATTGAAATGATCCATACTGCAAGCCTCATTCATGATGATGTCTTAGATGACAGTGATATGCGAAGAG GGAAGGAAACGGTTCACCAGCTCTACGGCACAAGAGTGGCAGTACTAGCGGGAGACTTTATGTTTGCACAGTCATCTTGGTACCTAGCAAACCTTGAGAATCTCGAAGTCATCAAACTTATCAGTCAG GTTATCAAGGACTTTGCGAGCGGAGAGATAAAGCAGGCATCAAGCCTGTTCGACTGCGACACTGAGCTCGAGGATTACTTAATCAAGAGCTACTACAAGACTGCTTCCTTAATTGCAGCTAGCACGAAAGGGGCAGCAATTTTCAGTGGAGTGGACAGCAAAACAAGTGAGCAGATGCGTGAATATGGAAAAAATTTGGGCCTATCATTCCAAGTCGTGGACGATATATTGGACTTCACCCAGTCAGCAGAGCAGCTCGGGAAGCCCGCAGGGAGTGACCTTGCAAAGGGTAATCTGACCGCACCCGTGATTTTTGCCTTACAGAAGGAGCCAAAGCTCCGGGATATTATCGAGTCCGAGTTCTGCGAGACTGGATCTCTCGACGAAGCGATACAGCTAGTGAAGAGCTGCGGGGGAATCGAAAGGGCGCAAGAATTAGCAAAAGAAAAGGCTGATCTCGCAATTCAGAGTCTCCAGTTCCTTCCCAAGAGCTCCTTCAGAGTAGCTTTGGAGGATATGGTGATGTATAATCTCGAAAGGATAGATTAA
- the LOC116192179 gene encoding major pollen allergen Ole e 10-like, producing the protein MAKGTLPFFLFLVLSFTSGGILKAVNAQKTWCVAKPSSDPTILRNNIDYVCSQFDCGILQMGCPCFYPDNLINHASVAMNLYYQAKGRNHWNCHFDNTGLIVVTDPSYGNCVYA; encoded by the exons ATGGCCAAGGGAACACTGCccttctttctcttcctcGTCTTGTCCTTCACTTCAG gTGGGATACTTAAAGCTGTGAATGCCCAG AAAACTTGGTGTGTGGCGAAGCCTTCATCAGACCCGACGATCCTCCGTAATAACATCGACTACGTGTGCTCTCAGTTCGACTGCGGGATCCTTCAGATGGGTTGCCCTTGCTTCTATCCCGATAACCTGATCAACCATGCCTCCGTCGCAATGAATCTGTACTACCAGGCCAAGGGGAGGAACCACTGGAACTGCCATTTCGATAATACAGGCCTCATTGTCGTCACTGATCCAA GCTATGGGAACTGCGTTTATGCATAG
- the LOC116192177 gene encoding mitochondrial inner membrane protease subunit 1 isoform X2 gives MSLVTARWKSIAKEAVERAAIMARFLCLLHVTDAYLFSSTLVYGPSMFPTLNLAGDVLIVERVSHRRGKVGPGDVVLVKSPVDPRKTITKRIIGVGGDWVTFPVGPGNGDRSRSVMVPKGHVWIQGDNMYASTDSRNFGPVPYGLILGKVFCRVWPPEGFGSISH, from the exons ATGAGCCTAGTCACAGCTCGGTGGAAGAGCATAGCCAAAGAAGCAGTGGAACGAGCCGCCATTATGGCGAGGTTCCTCTGCTTGCTGCACGTCACTGACGCCTACCTCTTCTCCTCTACCCTT GTGTATGGCCCCAGTATGTTCCCGACCCTTAACctggccggagacgtcctgaTAGTGGAGCGTGTCTCGCACCGCCGGGGGAAGGTGGGGCCCGGCGACGTAGTCCTTGTGAAGTCACCggtcgaccctcggaagaccatCACGAAGCGCATAATCGGGGTTGGGGGGGATTGGGTTACGTTCCCCGTCGGCCCCGGTAACGGTGATCGATCTCGATCAGTCATG GTGCCAAAAGGACATGTTTGGATTCAAGGAGATAATATGTATGCATCTACTGATTCACGCAACTTTGGACCTGTTCCATATGGTCTTATTCTAGGCAAAGTTTTTTGCAGG GTATGGCCTCCTGAAGGTTTCGGATCGATAAGCCACTGA
- the LOC116192177 gene encoding mitochondrial inner membrane protease subunit 1 isoform X1: MSLVTARWKSIAKEAVERAAIMARFLCLLHVTDAYLFSSTLVYGPSMFPTLNLAGDVLIVERVSHRRGKVGPGDVVLVKSPVDPRKTITKRIIGVGGDWVTFPVGPGNGDRSRSVMGCLGEAMIRGHCHLFLRVPKGHVWIQGDNMYASTDSRNFGPVPYGLILGKVFCRVWPPEGFGSISH, translated from the exons ATGAGCCTAGTCACAGCTCGGTGGAAGAGCATAGCCAAAGAAGCAGTGGAACGAGCCGCCATTATGGCGAGGTTCCTCTGCTTGCTGCACGTCACTGACGCCTACCTCTTCTCCTCTACCCTT GTGTATGGCCCCAGTATGTTCCCGACCCTTAACctggccggagacgtcctgaTAGTGGAGCGTGTCTCGCACCGCCGGGGGAAGGTGGGGCCCGGCGACGTAGTCCTTGTGAAGTCACCggtcgaccctcggaagaccatCACGAAGCGCATAATCGGGGTTGGGGGGGATTGGGTTACGTTCCCCGTCGGCCCCGGTAACGGTGATCGATCTCGATCAGTCATG GGATGTCTTGGTGAAGCTATGATCAGAGGTCACTGTCATCTTTTCCTCAGA GTGCCAAAAGGACATGTTTGGATTCAAGGAGATAATATGTATGCATCTACTGATTCACGCAACTTTGGACCTGTTCCATATGGTCTTATTCTAGGCAAAGTTTTTTGCAGG GTATGGCCTCCTGAAGGTTTCGGATCGATAAGCCACTGA
- the LOC116192174 gene encoding SH2 domain-containing protein A-like produces the protein MGKNENAMEIGNYCLLKDFRLEVEARGEQGEGSFSFCFWVYLLSSTPFPSTLIRQVGSDMMDSAPLLVLNEKKRLMLFPLLPSQDDEAPDPNNLTLWNNIPHASLESDFPFGKWTRIGCEVSNGFLRLYVDGELVEEKTLASSETQTSNFSGLRRIILIGSNNNESGLSGYLYSPKDFLSASSIKGQYKDSPIYLIVDNSSAVDIEKGSDGVWNIVGGKASCRRNFSLDVVLLDALGETVDKEIEVVASLIYANNGTPVEKTSDGEAPLLTSYDGIDFDSCDRPSKLLQGRASLRLKISQLSSKCDNKLFQIKFNVPKAGKYPFLEALSYPIRCISRNRNVRTSSVIIWKRPASGFLSVCGSQSSRVNFGLPDLPRSTVREAKPSPLSKRVRLANYTFEQPDDECNSHVQTAIQAKNFSTTNSKMPQEESEAGEKSPSDSESTREGNSCYRNSRTGNSISDLAIFNYCLGGSTERTLLLKDITSSASNEEILEFADQVALYSGCSHHRNQIRIAKRLIEEGARFWNSISQDNQHVNWESVVFEIEEQFMKISCCNTRSLSQQDFEILRKVAGCRDCMTKENFEKMWRWLYPVAFALSRSALREMWSSKSPTWIEGFVTKEEAEASLQGPGGSQKPGTFILRFPTSRSWPHPDAGSIVVTYVGADYSLHHRLLSLDHIYCNGEMNMTPLPEMLLAEPELSQLGRISTRSR, from the exons ATGGGGAAGAATGAGAATGCGATGGAGATAGGAAATTACTGTCTGCTGAAGGATTTCAGGCTAGAGGTTGAAGCAAGAGGGGAGCAGGGAGAAGGATCCTTTTCTTTCTGCTTCTGGGTCTACCTCTTGAGCTCCACTCCTTTCCCTTCCACGCTCATCCGTCAG GTGGGCTCAGACATGATGGACAGTGCTCCTCTTCTGGTTCTAAACGAAAAAAAGAGATTGATGCTATTTCCGTTGCTTCCCTCCCAAGATGATGAAGCTCCAGATCCTAACAATTTGACTCTGTGGAACAATATTCCACATGCGTCTTTGGAGAGTGATTTTCCCTTTGGGAAATGGACCCGCATTGGATGTGAG GTATCAAATGGATTTTTGCGGCTTTATGTTGATGGGGAGTTGGTGGAGGAGAAGACACTAGCCTCTTCTGAAACCCAAACTTCAAATTTTAGCGGTTTGAGAAGGATCATTTTGATTGGTAGCAATAACAATGAGAGTGGTCTATCAGGCTATCTCTACAGTCCAAAGGATTTTCTTAGTGCATCATCTATAAAGGGTCAATACAAA GACTCCCCGATATACTTAATTGTTGATAATTCATCTGCTGTGGACATAGAAAAAGGTAGCGACGGTGTTTGGAATATCGTTGGCGGGAAG GCTTCATGTCGAAGGAACTTCTCTTTGGATGTTGTCTTGTTAGATGCCTTAGGAGAGACTGTAGATAAGGAAATCGAG gtTGTTGCTTCACTTATATATGCCAACAATGGCACCCCTGTGGAGAAGACAAGCGATGGAGAAGCACCCCTTTTGACAAGCTATGATGGAATCGACTTCGATTCATGTGATAGACCGAGCAAATTATTGCAAGGTCGTGCTTCTCTCCGTCTCAAGATTTCTCAG CTTTCATCAAAGTGCGACAACAAGCTCTTCCAGATTAAGTTTAATGTCCCGAAAGCCGGAAAGTATCCTTTCCTCGAGGCTTTGTCCTACCCAATCCGCTGCATTTCTCGGAACCGAAATGTTCGGACATCCTCAGTGATAATCTGGAAAAGACCAGCCTCTGGATTTTTATCAGTGTGTGGTTCTCAATCATCAAGAGTTAACTTTGGGTTGCCAGATCTTCCGAGAAGCACTGTTCGGGAAGCAAAGCCCAGTCCACTGTCTAAACGGGTCAGACTGGCGAATTACACCTTTGAGCAACCTGATGATGAATGCAACTCCCATGTCCAAACAGCAATTCAG GCCAAGAATTTTTCTACGACAAATTCGAAAATGCCCCAGGAGGAATCTGAAGCAGGGGAGAAGTCTCCGTCGGACTCGGAGAGTACCAGAGAGGGAAACTCGTGTTACAGGAATTCAAGGACTGGAAATTCGATTTCGGATTTGGCCATTTTCAATTACTGTCTGGGAGGCTCAACTGAGAGGACTCTTCTGCTCAAGGATATTACTTCGTCTGCTtcaaatgaagaaattttGGAATTTGCAGATCAGGTCGCCCTTTACTCAGGATGTTCCCACCATCG TAACCAAATTAGAATTGCAAAAAGACTGATAGAGGAAGGTGCGAGATTCTGGAACTCAATTTCACAAGATAACCAACACGTGAATTGGGAGAGTGTGGTTTTCGAGATCGAAGAGCAGTTCATGAAGATATCGTGCTGCAATACAAGATCTCTCAGCCAACAG GATTTTGAGATTCTTCGGAAAGTCGCTGGATGCCGTGATTGTATGACAAaagagaacttcgagaaaatgTGGCGTTGGTTATATCCTGTTGCCTTTGCTCTATCGAGAAGTGCCCTGAGAGAGATGTGGAGCTCTAAATCACCCACATGGATAGAAGGATTTGTCACAAAGGAAGAAGCAGAAGCTTCGCTTCAAGGCCCAGGCGGGTCCCAGAAACCTGGAACATTTATTCTTCGATTTCCTACTTCACGGAGCTGGCCCCACCCTGATGCAGGCAGCATAGTTGTGACTTATGTTGGAGCTGACTACTCTCTTCATCACCGGCTCCTCTCACTGGATCACATATATTG TAATGGAGAAATGAACATGACACCACTACCAGAGATGCTGTTGGCAGAGCCTGAGTTGTCCCAATTAGGAAG GATATCAACAAGAAGTCGATGA